AAAGAGACGGAAGTATGTGAAGTGGCCTGTGTGGAAAGTGACAAGGTCAATCGCTTAAAAACAGATCTTTTAACACAAAATACGTCTAAAGTAGCGGAGATTTTCAAGGCATTGTCTGATCAGACGAGAATGAAGATTGCCTATGCACTGACGGTAGAAGAAGAGTTGTGCGTGTGTGATGTGGCGAATATCGTAGGTTCATCAACAGCAACGGCGTCCCATCATTTGCGTTTATTAAAAAAGCTGGGCTTGGCAAAATTCCGGAAAAAAGGCAAGCTGGTGTATTATTCTTTGGATGATCATCACGTGAAACAGTTAATAGAAATCGCTGTGACGCATCAAATGGAGGTAGAGGAACGTGACCGGTAAACCTGCAGAAAAACAAACATATAGAGTGGAAGGATTTACGTGTGCAGGCTGTGCGGCCAAGTTTGAAAAGAACGTCCAGCATCTCCCTGGCGTTATGGATGCCAAGGTGAACTTCGGCGCAGCCAAGATCACCGTTTACGGGGATACGTCAAAGGAAGCGGTTGAAAAAGCAGGGGCCTTTGAAGGGCTTCGCCTGACCGAAGACGGAATGAGAAAGATCCAGGAAGAAAAGGAACCATTTTT
The nucleotide sequence above comes from Bacillus sp. KH172YL63. Encoded proteins:
- a CDS encoding ArsR/SmtB family transcription factor gives rise to the protein MKETEVCEVACVESDKVNRLKTDLLTQNTSKVAEIFKALSDQTRMKIAYALTVEEELCVCDVANIVGSSTATASHHLRLLKKLGLAKFRKKGKLVYYSLDDHHVKQLIEIAVTHQMEVEERDR